AGGACCTGCACCATAGTGGCCTTCAGGGATAACGCCTTCAAATGTTGCATAATCCATTGGGTGATCTTCTGTTTCCATTGCTAAGCGTTTATCGTGTGGATCTGTTGAGGGACCTTTTGGAACTGCCCATGATTTGAGCACGCCATCAATTTCTAACCGAAAATCGTAATGCAGATTGGTTGCATCATGTTTTTGTATAACAAAAACAGGTAGTGCATTATTTTTTTTGCGCATAGATTTACCTTCCGGTTCAGGAGAAACAGTAAAATTACGTTTCGATCTGTATTCAAGCAATGCATCGTAGGGTATGAGCATGAAGCCTAATCCAATTAGTAGAGCTGTTATGGCAATTACTTTTTTGACCATGTTGTATTGCCCCAAATTTTGATTTTTATTGAGTATGGGCAAGCCTAACATGTTATTTCAAGAAAATGCACAAACTTAGACAA
This DNA window, taken from Candidatus Babeliales bacterium, encodes the following:
- a CDS encoding DNA polymerase ligase N-terminal domain-containing protein, which gives rise to MVKKVIAITALLIGLGFMLIPYDALLEYRSKRNFTVSPEPEGKSMRKKNNALPVFVIQKHDATNLHYDFRLEIDGVLKSWAVPKGPSTDPHDKRLAMETEDHPMDYATFEGVIPEGHYGAGPVIVWDKGTFTNIKEKDGKIVPLKQCYKNGQIEVDVHGKKLQGGYALIRTSSNDAKKWLLIKMRDQYADARRNPVSSQPESVLSGKTIEELQTTKKKLKK